In a genomic window of Polycladomyces abyssicola:
- a CDS encoding sodium:solute symporter family transporter — protein MARTFLPPGLVGLVLAGMFSHTMAMTTSDANAISSVFTRDILPKLSKKTRSLSKRGALIAARTTTLVFVLLTMLIAVEQNSFGGVLGLLISWFGALVGPISIAMLFGLLPAFRYSGSAAAIISLAGGVVVFALNEYVFHVGTAATVGLPVVVSLILYTVIGWFSRRHGLRPEVANMMETLSQDRPSKSTSSL, from the coding sequence ATGGCGCGAACTTTCCTGCCGCCCGGGCTTGTTGGACTTGTTTTGGCTGGGATGTTCAGTCACACCATGGCTATGACCACTTCGGATGCAAACGCGATCTCGTCTGTCTTCACACGCGATATTCTACCAAAACTATCAAAAAAGACTCGTAGTCTCAGCAAACGAGGAGCTCTCATCGCAGCACGCACTACTACTTTGGTGTTTGTGTTGCTCACCATGCTTATCGCCGTAGAACAGAACTCGTTTGGTGGTGTCCTGGGCTTACTTATCTCATGGTTCGGAGCACTGGTCGGCCCGATCTCAATAGCGATGTTGTTCGGTTTATTGCCAGCGTTCCGCTATAGCGGTTCGGCTGCGGCTATCATCTCTCTTGCTGGTGGTGTTGTAGTATTTGCGCTGAATGAGTACGTGTTTCACGTCGGCACTGCAGCGACGGTGGGATTACCGGTAGTTGTGTCTCTCATCCTTTACACTGTCATTGGATGGTTCTCACGCAGACATGGGCTACGACCTGAAGTTGCTAATATGATGGAAACTTTGAGCCAAGACAGACCATCGAAATCCACCTCGTCCCTATAA
- a CDS encoding ABC transporter ATP-binding protein: MTPVIEMTNVSWKRENQTILHQINWQVSEGEHWAILGLNGSGKTTLLNIINGYIWPTKGSVCVLGHRFGDVDLRELRKSIGWVSSSLQEQIYGNVRAQDVVISGKYASIGLYEKPSDEDYDRAQQLMEQLGCDHLIDRSYQSCSQGEKQKLLIARALMASPKLLILDEPCSGLDFLSREALLSSISQLAAQPDAPHMLFVTHHIEEIAPIFTHTLLLRRGRVFTKGRSKSVLTGPTLTDFFEIPVQVDWRNDRAWLSIP, encoded by the coding sequence TTGACGCCTGTCATTGAAATGACCAATGTTTCTTGGAAGAGAGAAAATCAAACCATCCTTCATCAAATCAATTGGCAGGTCAGCGAGGGAGAACACTGGGCGATATTGGGCCTGAATGGATCCGGAAAAACGACATTGCTCAATATCATTAACGGATACATATGGCCCACAAAAGGGAGTGTTTGTGTGTTGGGTCACAGGTTTGGTGACGTAGATTTAAGAGAACTGCGCAAATCGATTGGGTGGGTCAGTTCTTCTCTGCAAGAACAAATATACGGTAACGTCCGTGCGCAGGACGTGGTGATCAGTGGAAAGTATGCTTCGATTGGTTTGTACGAGAAACCAAGCGATGAAGATTATGATCGAGCCCAACAACTGATGGAACAATTAGGGTGCGATCATTTGATCGATCGTTCATATCAAAGTTGTTCCCAAGGAGAAAAACAAAAACTGCTCATCGCCCGTGCGTTGATGGCTTCCCCAAAACTGCTGATTTTGGACGAGCCCTGCAGCGGACTTGATTTTCTCTCAAGAGAAGCGCTATTGTCCAGTATTAGCCAATTGGCAGCACAACCGGACGCCCCCCATATGCTATTTGTGACCCATCACATTGAAGAGATCGCTCCCATCTTTACCCATACATTATTGCTCCGCCGTGGCCGCGTATTTACTAAAGGAAGGTCAAAAAGTGTTTTAACCGGCCCTACTCTAACGGATTTTTTTGAGATTCCTGTTCAAGTAGATTGGCGAAACGACCGGGCATGGCTTTCAATTCCATAA
- a CDS encoding RuvA C-terminal domain-containing protein, producing MNHNHVIGYATLALKNLGYSKDEIWKVIHEMHRLFDFQSEEEAAEQADSFLREDE from the coding sequence GTGAACCATAATCACGTAATCGGTTATGCAACATTGGCATTAAAGAACTTAGGGTATTCCAAAGATGAGATTTGGAAAGTGATTCACGAGATGCACCGTCTGTTTGATTTTCAGTCAGAAGAAGAAGCCGCCGAACAAGCCGATTCTTTTCTACGAGAGGACGAATAA
- a CDS encoding ABC-2 transporter permease produces MMNVALYRAMWRLHGKTLGAMAIGSFLYVLMIVTIYPTLAPEDMNELLKKMPEEMMKVFGIEAGVQRLNDFIAVEYHNFMYLILLMVYSVVIPTRLVARHVDRGSMAFLLSTPLSRPRLVLTQVAFFITGLGLINLFTVLGGIAGDVWILDQPALDRSNYVELNLVCFLFFSVIGAYSFLFACLFDDEKKAVSWSATVTILFYAMDFAGKLGEKLDWLRNWTFFSLYEPARLARGEEDILWTAVGLGFTAMVLFLLAAMVFRRRNLSL; encoded by the coding sequence ATGATGAACGTTGCACTGTACCGGGCAATGTGGCGGTTGCATGGCAAGACGTTGGGAGCGATGGCGATCGGGTCGTTTCTTTATGTGCTGATGATTGTCACCATCTATCCCACCTTGGCTCCAGAAGACATGAATGAATTGCTGAAGAAAATGCCGGAAGAGATGATGAAAGTGTTTGGAATTGAGGCCGGGGTACAGCGTTTAAACGATTTTATTGCTGTAGAGTACCACAACTTCATGTATTTGATCCTGCTGATGGTGTACAGCGTGGTGATCCCGACCCGGCTAGTGGCCCGGCATGTAGACCGGGGGTCCATGGCTTTTCTGCTGTCAACGCCGTTGTCCCGGCCACGGCTCGTCCTGACGCAAGTCGCATTTTTCATCACGGGGCTCGGGCTTATCAACCTGTTCACCGTCCTCGGCGGGATCGCGGGAGATGTCTGGATACTGGATCAACCTGCCCTGGATCGGTCAAACTACGTGGAACTGAATCTGGTCTGTTTCCTGTTTTTTTCTGTGATCGGTGCGTACAGCTTCCTGTTTGCGTGCTTGTTTGACGACGAAAAGAAGGCGGTCTCCTGGTCGGCGACAGTGACCATTTTGTTCTATGCCATGGACTTTGCGGGCAAGCTGGGAGAAAAACTGGATTGGCTTCGAAACTGGACGTTTTTCAGCCTATATGAACCGGCACGTCTCGCGCGGGGAGAAGAAGATATCTTGTGGACGGCGGTAGGTTTGGGCTTTACCGCAATGGTGCTGTTCCTCCTTGCGGCGATGGTTTTCCGACGGCGCAATTTGTCATTGTGA
- a CDS encoding MFS transporter: MQLSSTERLNNKPTLYHILFLIGLVHLFNDSIQSVIPAIFPILKDSMHLTYTQIGWIGFSINFTASLLQPVFGWYTDKRPFPYMLPLGMASTCLGMLCLAFAPSYSYVLLAVVLVGIGSAVFHPESSRVSYLAAGNRRGLAQSIFQVGGNTGQALAPLMTYLIFIPFGQKGAIWFTLVAGIALVIQLFIARWYQGYLLSHPHPAKKENTFWVQQSGMKKMLLLAMVLLIFLIFVRSWYIAGISTYYQFYLMEQYKLSLKQSQLFIFLFLVAGAIGTFCGGPLADRFGMKKIIYFSMLGSAPLALLLPYVSATWAYTILLLNGFILLSSFSVTVVYAQQLFPGKIGTVSGLTVGFAFGMGAVGSVGLGKMIDVMGLSYIMQWIGFLPLLGVLTYFLPSDQKVKEWTLDAKQSA, translated from the coding sequence ATGCAACTCTCATCAACAGAAAGATTAAATAACAAACCAACCTTATATCATATTCTGTTTTTGATTGGTCTCGTCCATTTGTTCAATGACTCCATACAATCAGTCATCCCAGCCATCTTTCCTATCTTGAAAGATTCGATGCACCTGACCTATACGCAGATTGGCTGGATCGGTTTTTCGATCAACTTTACCGCCTCACTTTTACAACCAGTATTTGGATGGTATACGGACAAACGACCGTTTCCTTATATGTTGCCGCTTGGCATGGCTTCCACGTGCCTGGGGATGTTGTGTCTGGCTTTCGCTCCCAGCTACTCGTATGTTCTGTTGGCCGTTGTACTGGTGGGAATCGGATCTGCCGTCTTCCATCCCGAGTCTTCACGTGTTTCCTATCTGGCTGCCGGAAATCGGAGAGGGTTGGCCCAATCCATTTTTCAGGTTGGGGGAAACACGGGACAGGCTCTTGCTCCCTTGATGACTTATTTGATTTTTATCCCGTTCGGGCAGAAAGGAGCCATCTGGTTTACACTGGTGGCGGGCATCGCCCTCGTCATCCAATTGTTCATCGCCAGATGGTATCAGGGTTACCTTCTTTCCCATCCGCACCCTGCCAAAAAAGAAAATACGTTTTGGGTTCAGCAGAGCGGGATGAAAAAAATGCTTCTTTTGGCCATGGTTTTGCTCATCTTTCTCATCTTCGTCCGGTCATGGTACATTGCCGGAATCAGCACTTACTATCAATTTTATCTGATGGAACAGTACAAGCTCTCTTTAAAACAATCCCAACTTTTCATTTTTCTCTTTTTGGTGGCCGGGGCAATCGGAACCTTCTGCGGCGGACCGCTGGCAGACCGATTTGGCATGAAAAAGATCATCTATTTTTCCATGCTCGGTTCCGCACCGCTCGCCCTGCTCCTGCCTTATGTGAGTGCAACATGGGCTTATACGATTTTATTATTGAACGGCTTTATCCTGTTATCCAGCTTCTCCGTCACGGTGGTATATGCACAGCAGTTGTTTCCGGGAAAGATAGGAACCGTGTCCGGCTTAACCGTAGGATTTGCCTTCGGCATGGGGGCCGTCGGTTCGGTAGGGCTGGGTAAAATGATCGACGTCATGGGACTCTCGTATATTATGCAGTGGATTGGTTTTCTCCCGCTCCTTGGTGTGCTCACTTATTTCCTCCCCTCTGACCAAAAAGTGAAGGAATGGACTCTTGATGCAAAACAGTCAGCTTAA
- a CDS encoding thioredoxin family protein yields the protein MALTESNMFPLGAKAPSFTLPDVVSGKNVSLDELKSEIATVIMFICNHCPYVKHVQDQLVKLANDYIPKGISFIAINANDVEKYPEDSPEKMKEVAQKLGYPFPYLFDETQEVAKAYQAACTPDFYIFDKDLKCVYRGQLDDSRPGNDIPVTGESIRSALDSLLRNEPITVKQKPSIGCNIKWKE from the coding sequence ATGGCGCTTACGGAATCCAACATGTTCCCGCTTGGGGCAAAAGCTCCATCTTTCACCCTGCCCGATGTGGTTTCCGGCAAAAACGTTTCCCTCGACGAATTGAAGTCGGAAATTGCCACCGTGATCATGTTTATCTGTAACCACTGCCCTTACGTCAAGCACGTGCAAGATCAACTGGTCAAACTGGCAAACGATTATATCCCCAAAGGTATTTCCTTTATCGCCATTAACGCCAATGACGTGGAAAAATACCCGGAAGATTCCCCCGAAAAGATGAAAGAAGTCGCCCAAAAACTGGGATATCCGTTTCCTTATCTATTCGACGAAACCCAAGAGGTCGCCAAAGCTTATCAAGCGGCTTGCACACCGGACTTCTACATCTTTGACAAGGACTTGAAATGTGTTTACCGCGGTCAGTTGGACGATTCCCGTCCCGGCAACGATATCCCCGTCACCGGCGAATCCATTCGCTCTGCTTTGGACAGCTTGCTTCGAAACGAGCCGATCACAGTGAAACAAAAACCCAGTATCGGTTGCAATATCAAATGGAAAGAATAA
- a CDS encoding ABC transporter ATP-binding protein: MIRINGLTKRFPGGKGIFDLTLEVNRGEVFGYLGPNGAGKSTTIRHLMGFMRQDEGKAEIGGMDCWSESDKIQKITGYLPGEIAMFEGLDGTGFLDLIAGLRGQKDDRRDELLERLELDPRVPIRKMSKGMKQKLAIVAAFMHDPEILILDEPTSGLDPLMQRVFVELILEEKKRGKTIFMSSHLFPEIERTADRVGIIRDGRLIAVRSVQELRNEQRKAFVVTLGRKSDIDRLIQAGLRVVRRGETTVEIEVQGDLNPLIHALGDVDVRHLEHREMDLEEVFMHYYERREAKE; the protein is encoded by the coding sequence ATGATCCGAATCAATGGGTTGACCAAACGATTTCCGGGAGGAAAGGGAATTTTTGATCTCACCCTTGAAGTGAATCGGGGAGAAGTATTCGGTTATCTCGGACCTAATGGAGCGGGAAAATCCACCACGATTCGCCACTTGATGGGTTTCATGAGACAAGATGAGGGCAAAGCGGAAATCGGCGGCATGGACTGTTGGAGTGAATCGGACAAGATTCAAAAAATCACCGGCTATCTCCCGGGGGAGATTGCCATGTTTGAAGGGCTGGACGGTACCGGTTTCTTGGATTTGATAGCGGGACTCCGTGGACAGAAGGATGACAGAAGGGATGAGTTGCTGGAGCGACTGGAGTTGGACCCCCGGGTCCCGATCCGAAAAATGTCCAAGGGAATGAAACAAAAACTGGCTATTGTGGCCGCATTCATGCATGATCCGGAGATCCTGATCCTGGATGAACCCACTTCCGGTTTGGATCCGCTCATGCAACGGGTGTTTGTGGAATTGATTCTGGAAGAAAAAAAGCGAGGAAAAACGATTTTTATGTCCTCCCATCTGTTTCCGGAGATTGAGCGCACGGCAGACCGGGTCGGTATCATTCGGGATGGACGGCTGATCGCTGTGAGATCTGTACAGGAATTGCGCAATGAGCAGCGAAAGGCGTTTGTTGTGACTTTGGGAAGAAAATCGGACATCGACCGATTGATTCAGGCCGGGCTCAGAGTAGTCCGCCGGGGAGAAACAACAGTTGAAATCGAGGTACAAGGGGATCTGAATCCCCTGATCCATGCTCTGGGCGATGTGGATGTCCGCCATCTGGAACACAGAGAGATGGATCTCGAAGAAGTCTTTATGCACTACTATGAACGACGGGAGGCGAAAGAATGA
- the mobB gene encoding molybdopterin-guanine dinucleotide biosynthesis protein B, whose amino-acid sequence MQQQPAVLSIVGYSNSGKTTLITRLIERLCQRGWKVGTIKHHGKTMEWDQPEKDTWRHREAGADIVTITASNQTVVCFPRTLEVEELLPFYSACDLVLVEGFKRAGWPKWVILRREEDLPLLRELHNIQAVVSWFPTDDCPYPLYAIDDVDGMEAALVRWLNEEK is encoded by the coding sequence ATGCAACAACAACCTGCCGTACTCTCTATCGTGGGATATTCCAACTCCGGCAAAACCACACTGATCACCCGTCTGATCGAGCGATTGTGCCAACGCGGATGGAAAGTGGGGACGATTAAGCACCACGGCAAAACGATGGAATGGGACCAGCCAGAAAAGGACACATGGCGTCATCGAGAGGCTGGCGCGGACATCGTGACGATCACCGCGTCCAATCAGACGGTGGTGTGTTTCCCGCGGACATTGGAGGTAGAAGAGCTGTTGCCCTTTTACTCTGCGTGCGATCTCGTGCTGGTAGAAGGGTTCAAACGGGCGGGTTGGCCCAAATGGGTGATCCTTCGCCGGGAGGAAGATCTCCCGCTGTTGCGGGAGCTGCACAACATCCAGGCGGTGGTCAGTTGGTTTCCGACCGACGACTGTCCGTATCCGCTGTATGCCATCGACGATGTGGACGGAATGGAAGCAGCTTTGGTTCGTTGGTTGAATGAAGAGAAGTGA
- a CDS encoding YncE family protein: protein MISWFARFMLMILLLLPTSCAASDLGFDRAEVGVIYTDALRKDSELVLFDQGGERIGSRRFNEMGIFRIVPDERDWLLPVRFGKGWIRLTREGKETKENPRQFPIDVLSKPGILLASYNSGLHTNTLEMELKKEGRTYRVELDGFLRVLDADEQKVYVFADVVRDKKSLLYVLDRKTGKVEREISLETGEADDILLSGGRVLLSSRSGGGRIAVVDKKNWQVRYVTLPYAEPQYLLPDGDRILVTHAGAEGRISILDAATLRVRGTVQLPQPIYKVRQANGKLYVLTQLHSREKGGEIGVYSIKDWKREMRWELPVVRDTLVQDLEVVGRGHERE, encoded by the coding sequence ATGATCAGCTGGTTTGCCCGGTTCATGCTGATGATCCTGTTGTTGTTGCCAACCTCCTGTGCTGCGAGCGATCTGGGATTTGATCGGGCGGAGGTAGGTGTGATCTATACCGATGCGCTCCGAAAAGACAGCGAACTGGTTCTGTTTGACCAAGGCGGAGAGCGTATCGGCAGCCGTCGTTTCAACGAAATGGGCATCTTCCGGATCGTACCGGATGAAAGAGACTGGCTCCTGCCCGTTCGGTTCGGGAAAGGGTGGATTCGGCTCACCAGGGAGGGAAAGGAGACAAAGGAAAACCCCCGTCAGTTTCCGATTGATGTCCTGTCCAAGCCCGGCATCTTGCTGGCCTCCTACAACAGCGGCCTCCATACCAATACACTGGAGATGGAGTTGAAGAAAGAGGGACGTACTTACCGTGTGGAGCTGGACGGTTTCCTCCGCGTCTTGGATGCGGATGAACAAAAGGTGTATGTGTTCGCCGATGTGGTGAGAGACAAAAAGTCCCTCTTGTACGTGCTGGATCGGAAAACGGGCAAAGTGGAGCGGGAGATCTCGCTGGAAACGGGTGAAGCTGACGACATACTCCTGTCTGGCGGCCGGGTTCTGCTGTCATCGAGGAGCGGAGGCGGGCGGATTGCCGTGGTGGATAAGAAGAACTGGCAGGTGCGTTACGTGACGCTTCCCTATGCCGAGCCCCAATACCTGCTGCCGGACGGAGACCGAATCCTCGTTACACATGCGGGTGCGGAAGGGCGGATCAGCATTCTGGATGCCGCCACTCTCCGGGTCAGGGGGACAGTGCAGCTTCCCCAGCCCATCTACAAAGTGCGTCAGGCGAACGGTAAGCTGTATGTGCTCACCCAGTTACACTCGCGTGAAAAAGGCGGGGAGATTGGTGTTTATTCGATCAAAGACTGGAAACGGGAGATGCGGTGGGAGTTGCCTGTGGTCCGCGATACCCTGGTGCAGGATTTGGAAGTGGTGGGGAGGGGGCATGAGCGAGAGTGA
- a CDS encoding flavin reductase family protein → MQIDPQQQSQKENYKLLIGSVLPRPIAFVTSRNGNGVVNAAPFSFFTVVSTNPPMVSISVGRKPGNVQKDTTRNIAEMKEFVVHVVDGENVERVNQTAIDFPPDVSEVEAVGFDLVPSVKIQTPRIAQAKVQMECVLDRILPMGGTPDAPNTDLIIGQVVMFHVRDDLLAEGRIDTRLLDPIGRLAGTSYGTIGQTFSLPRLSFEEWQQRKREQE, encoded by the coding sequence ATGCAAATCGATCCTCAACAACAGTCGCAAAAAGAAAACTATAAATTGTTGATCGGCAGTGTATTGCCACGTCCGATCGCGTTTGTCACCTCCCGAAATGGTAACGGGGTGGTCAATGCGGCTCCATTCAGCTTTTTCACCGTAGTTTCCACCAATCCACCGATGGTAAGCATTTCGGTTGGACGCAAACCGGGGAATGTACAGAAGGACACGACGCGTAATATCGCCGAAATGAAGGAATTCGTCGTGCACGTAGTAGACGGGGAGAATGTGGAGCGAGTCAACCAGACCGCGATCGACTTCCCTCCGGATGTAAGTGAGGTGGAAGCGGTCGGATTTGATCTGGTGCCCAGCGTCAAGATCCAAACGCCGCGAATTGCACAGGCCAAAGTGCAGATGGAATGTGTGTTGGACCGAATTCTGCCGATGGGCGGAACACCGGATGCACCCAATACCGATCTCATTATCGGCCAGGTCGTAATGTTCCATGTGCGCGATGACCTGTTGGCGGAGGGGAGAATCGACACCCGTCTGCTCGATCCGATCGGACGGTTGGCAGGAACGTCCTACGGCACGATCGGTCAAACCTTTTCTCTGCCGCGTCTGTCATTCGAAGAGTGGCAACAGCGAAAACGGGAACAGGAGTAA
- a CDS encoding homogentisate 1,2-dioxygenase produces MPFYRRMGEIPCKRHVRFRKEDGGLYREEVMGTKGFSGMQSILYHHHPPTQISDARLLRDWTVLLEESGANRHRHFLTRKLSPGGDPIDGRQYLLVNEDVAIGICMPTEPMDYFFRNGDGDEILFVHEGEGCVETVFGTLSYRPGDYIVIPVGTTYRIVTSSERTRFLVIESTGEITIPKRYRNEYGQLMEHSPFCERDIRGPERLIPHVEVGEFEVRVKARNQLHAYRYDFHPFDVVGWDGYLYPYVLSIHDFEPITGSIHQPPPVHQTFAGPNFVVCSFVPRLFDYHPEAIPVPYYHSNVHSDEVLYYVEGNFMSRRGIESGSITLHPSGIPHGPHPGAIENSLGKDRTEELAVMVDTFRPLHVARSALAVEDPNYLKSWLPAQ; encoded by the coding sequence ATGCCTTTTTACCGTCGCATGGGAGAGATTCCGTGCAAACGGCATGTGCGGTTCCGCAAGGAAGACGGCGGGTTGTACCGCGAAGAAGTGATGGGAACCAAAGGATTTTCGGGGATGCAATCCATCTTGTATCATCATCATCCACCCACACAGATCAGCGATGCACGTTTGCTTCGCGACTGGACGGTGCTGTTGGAAGAATCGGGGGCCAACCGGCACCGCCATTTTCTCACGCGAAAGCTTTCGCCCGGAGGCGATCCGATCGACGGAAGACAATATTTACTGGTCAATGAGGATGTGGCGATCGGTATTTGTATGCCGACGGAGCCGATGGATTATTTTTTTCGGAACGGCGATGGAGATGAAATATTGTTCGTTCATGAGGGAGAAGGGTGTGTGGAGACGGTGTTCGGAACCCTATCCTACCGCCCCGGTGACTACATCGTCATCCCGGTCGGTACGACGTACCGCATCGTTACGTCCAGTGAACGGACCCGTTTTTTGGTGATCGAGTCCACGGGTGAAATCACGATTCCCAAACGCTACCGCAATGAATACGGTCAATTGATGGAGCACAGTCCATTTTGTGAACGGGACATTCGTGGTCCGGAGCGGCTGATTCCCCATGTGGAGGTAGGCGAATTCGAGGTGCGTGTCAAGGCACGAAACCAACTCCATGCCTATCGCTATGATTTCCATCCGTTTGATGTGGTGGGGTGGGACGGTTATCTGTATCCGTATGTGCTTAGCATTCACGATTTTGAGCCAATCACCGGATCCATTCATCAACCCCCGCCGGTGCATCAGACGTTTGCCGGACCCAACTTTGTGGTATGTTCGTTTGTGCCGCGCCTGTTCGACTACCATCCGGAGGCGATCCCCGTACCTTATTATCACAGCAATGTACACAGTGATGAGGTACTGTACTATGTGGAAGGTAATTTCATGAGCCGTCGCGGGATCGAGTCCGGTTCGATCACGTTGCATCCGAGCGGTATTCCGCACGGCCCGCATCCCGGGGCGATTGAGAACAGCCTGGGTAAGGATCGAACCGAGGAGCTGGCCGTGATGGTGGATACGTTTCGTCCCCTTCATGTGGCCCGTTCGGCGTTGGCGGTGGAAGATCCCAACTATCTGAAGAGCTGGTTGCCCGCGCAGTAG